TCCTTTGTGAGTATCATTAATTTGAATGTTTAACATAGAGTTCCATTGACTATCTCCTACGCCATCAATTGTACATTGAGTTGATTGTCCTATAGTGTgtagataaataaattagaatGTTGGTATTGCGTAGTAGAGGCAAAGGTAAACATCGATCCTAATGACATTGGAGACACTTTGcgatttacgtatgtacatatgtaaatcgcaATCCtataaaatccaataaaaattcaattcttcgaaccttttatcaagttccagattcagagatttaagacactctattattataagttttaattttaattttgaagttgtgtctgtcatcttatctatcaaatcactaacagaagataaaattgaaaaattgttattttcaacttctgtcacaaggcttttcgctatattttttagtttgtcaatgatgagcattgttaaattacttttttgtagattttaaaatatatttaattttttttaaatattagtattatttactattgtcgctggtggccgcagtaaaatccactagtggccgcacttgagaaccactgctgtagatgatgatgatatatatatatatatatatatatatatatatatatatatatatatatatatatatatatatatatatatatatatatatttaaatatatcttatacattttaaaacagATCACGAATATACGATGAatggttaaatttattattatttcttatagAGTACTCACCACTAACGCATATCGCCAGTCCTAAAACTATAGCTGTCCAATAAAAGGTCACAACACtgttcattttgtatatggaccaattgtaattttattttgaatcaaaCTATACACACTTTTAGTTTAGCTGGATCGGTTTACAATGCTACACTGGACGAATGCGATCGATGACTGTGTATCGCaaagatatgaaaaaaatatatataatagaagaGATAAACTTGTTCTCTTTTGGACGAGATATGCATGTGAAATACTGGTAATAATCATCGATAACGGATTACTATAGATatgcgcatacatatgtacatatgcatatataatatacatacgtatgtatgtacacatgtccatacatatgtacgtctgtatggggtctacctcacgggcccgaatgtgaaacccccgaaaacgcaaatatcggaaggcaaagatctaaaatcgaaagatcttaagtcgaaagatcaaaaaaaaggggtgtatggtaaacgatacatactcacttaatttgcgcgagcaggatacaacaggaacaagaggaacagacttttcctcccgtattaatgtgcgcgcgcagaatacgggaggaaaagtcacATAGAATATAGCACAACATATTCTATGTGACTTGTGCTATCCCGAATAAAAATCAGTGATCTCATCTATTtcacaaaaatacaataaacatatatataaatataaaaataagtcgtATGATGGCATCATCGCGCTCCAGTACAAATATGCAGAGCTAACCTCGCCTGGAATTAACTTCGCTACTCAAGGGTAATGACCCAATATGACTCGTAGAAGCTTCCAGAAGTATGATTTCATCACTTGATCACATACCTGTGAAAATTTCCACAAGTATGATCTCGTCACCCGGAGACAAAGGATAACCTCGAGCTCCCGAAAGCAGGATGACATCACTCAACTAGTATATAATCCAGAGCAGCAGACTCAGATGCCAGCCCTTCCGCTGAAGTGTGCAACTAGCCCACTTCCTCACGATTATACTATACTTGTAATAAACTTGTatactgaatataaataaacgatGCTTTTAAAAACTGGACCGAGTTTCCATAGGGTGTGACACTGCTCAACACCTCCTGAAACTCTTTCGATCCGTTGGAGCAAGTATTTTGATGCTAGAGCGGAGTAACTACAAAAAAAGCGGATTAAACACAATTGCatcatattttcttttattgcgCAAGCTCGTAGAAACAGCACGGGAGAAGAGTGTTGTTTGCGATAAAATCAAAGGCATATGTAAGCGGTAGGAGTTTTGCTCGTAGCTCAGGAATTTTTCGTTTAATTgtgtcatatattttttaataattttgcagCTTTATTTTGGtataacttaaataaatactatgatcaatacggacgtcagttccgaaatggagataagaagaaggatcgaaatagcaagaaatgccttcggcagcatgaacaatgttttatgttgtcgaaggttgtctatgaagttgcgtttaagagtcctgcactcctatgtttggtcggtgttgctgtacggatgcgaaacgtggacagtggtatccatgaacaggatagagtcctttgaaatgtggttttactggaggatgctaaagatctcgtggaaggagcatgtaagaaacgaaacagtcctccagcttcttcataaaaagagagagcttcttgacacggtgaagcgccgtaagatggaatactttggccacattattcgcggccccaaatatcgccttctacatacaatcatagaagggaaaatagaaggcaaacggtggcttgggagaaagaagctctcttggctccggaactgatcaggtcatggatgggactcggtctcgaaaagttatttcggctttcccatgatagggaagaattcgcacgggctataaacgatgtctgcccatggtagtcgcctacgtccgaatacggattcggcattagaagaagaagaagaagaagaaataaatgcTTCATGACTGGATAATGTCTAGAATGATTAATGACTAATTTGGATTTATTTAATTCGATTAAACAAAGCATTCAaaacattgaatttatttaaaaatttaatcaagtttattttgtattaatcctcatttgatatatgtaatgtaaaaaaattccagTTTAACAAATATAATTTCTTATCTTAGGTATTTTCGATTCGCAatcgtaaatatataaaataatgcaatcaCTATCTTCGAATGATAAATGCAAATGAAACAATACGTATCACCATtgttcgaataaatttatttagagGATTACACGCAATTCCAAGAAATGGGTTTGATTCATCGCGATGCGATGTGATCCACACACCAATGGGGATCGAGACAAGATAATGCCTACTAGTATTAATAATTTCCTCGGTTTGTCAATTGCGGCTTTCGGTTGACGGTTATGTTCAAAGCAAGCAGCTGTTGGATCGGTAATCTTGGCGATAGGTTAACCATGCTGTATaaccgaaaccttaattttgttaccgttcctttcttcgatatatatattgagtgaatgcgacaatatatatatatcaatatatatatatatatatatatatatatatatatatatatatatatatatatatatatatatatatatatatatatatatatatatatatatatatatatatatatatatatatatatatatatatatattgagtgaatgcgacagttgcgcttcgaccagataaaacgtattttaaattgacaaaatcgaggtttcgtattctcctattttctcctccaaaactggaccaatttaaaaaaaaaatcatcatcgatatgaaaaagatactttctgtgcatctaatggcgtatttttttttaaatcgaccgttaaataagcacgctggacccgtttcgtgggtgtaaaaaagaggcgattttatagatgtttggcggctcctagctcctataaaaaataattaatcaaaaaaaataaaacgatagataaaccccaatggtagatatccatagcatattaaaaaataatttctatagtgccataattgaggaagggagaagtatagtacgtttgtatggacaaggcgctgctgtccagccctcttaagagggctgtacacccgaaaccttaattttgttaccgttcctttcttcgatatatatattgagtgaatgtgacaatatatatcaatatatatatattgagtgaatgcgacagttgcgcttcgaccagataaaacgtattttaaattgacaaaatcgaggtttcgtattctactattttctcctctaaaactggaccaatttttaaaaaaatttcatcatcggtatgagaaagatactttctgtgcatctattggcgtatttttttaaaattcgaccgttaaataagcacgctggactcgtttcgtgggtgtaaaaaagaggcgattttatagatttttggcggctcctagctcctttaaaaaataattaatcaaaaaaataaaacgatagatgcaccccaatggtggatatccatagcatattaaaaaataatttctctagtgccataagtgaggaagggagaagtatagtacgtttgtatggacaaggtgctgctgtccagccctcttaatgtgaccatttatttaccgatttttacgtaatagtatgtgtattcaagaaaacgcgtattttttcatagtttttatttattaataaaaaagaacaggaatgttgatgaagaaaagaaaagaacaggaatgaataatataaatttatcttattttatatttttctgatgaacaaattttctcaagtattactgggtttgcttttaaataagaatgaaattcttAAGAATTAAGAAtgatttcttaaaattgattttaattaacaacatcgCTTTAAGAACTGCGACTTGCAATTGCGTTTTTTCGGTCGTCCACAACTTGTTCATATGTGAAAACACCCTTTCTACGGGTGCATTAGTTCCGGGCAGGCATcaaatgtattcaataattatacgaaagtttttatgatttaaattattgGTGCGAAAGTTTTGGAACAATTCCACCCAACgactttcgatttttgatttttaaatgctttttattattacgaaattatgttcacaatacatcttatatctattttaatagctactgatctactgatcattttctattttacaattttaaattaatttggttagtaatcattgtattatattattctaatgttaatctacagcataataggaaaaagagctcaaaaacctatttaaaatccttataaatgctcataatacatctaatacataatattaattaaagactctctaaagtcgatgacctaaagcagattgtgtttaggtaatctgtgtgttatacctgaagggtatagacattttgttgtaatcaccgagactcttcacaagtgtgttagtatggttattagtgattctgtcatagaatctactggttagtttgttagtaatgtctgtaacaaacggaatattatatatggcatgcagttttttaaaGTTAGATATATGggtgttttataaattatttttagggatttattttgtattacttggagcttggaaaggttagtattcgaggcgttattccacacaggtgaagcataggttaataatggtaatatatttgcgcgcgatataattttattttattttgagttgataaagaactatggcgattaaatttatttattataataaatattattccgTTCCCAATGTTCCAATGAAACGTTCCCAATGTTCCATTCTATAACTTTTTGCGCATGCACATGCGCATGCCTCGCCGCCCCCGCGCTATAGCCATATGCACCGATACACACTGTATGCAGATGAGAAATCAAGATGGTCGattttttgcacttttttttaaactgtTACCGTGTGTTgctctctttttgaaaacgggacatttcTATGTGCCGAAGCTGTGCTTGGGGACAACGGGacaggctacctaaaaacgggacCGTCCCGTTCACAatgggacgtatggtcactttaGGTATGGTGGATGCTGGCGTAGTCTAACActaaccatactttttcaagattATTTTCTTCTAACTTTTGCAACAATCTTTcaagaaagtcacaaaaaatattggaattaaCTGTGGAGTGCGCAAAAATTTCATGCCACTAAATTTCATCAATATGCATTGCCGcaatcaataaatattaaatttgaaatggaaaatatttaatttgaggtggaaaatattgattttgaaatggaaaatattgaatttgaggtGGAAACCCTGTATTGCTTACGGACAGTGGCAGATCAAGAAAAAGGGGAACCCCAGGTGCATTTGAAATTGGAGGCCCCCACCTCAGTAAAAAAATGCTGTCATCGTTTTTTACCACGGTTTTcagtatatggtttttcattaggatttttcaaaaccatattttttatatttatttactatatgtacttgaaacactaacagtttttggaatcaaattactattttaaaatactatgtaaaattgGTACTAATTTCAATTATTCTTGACTTACGAACGTATtttggacaatgataataatatgtaaGTTGTAAATATTAGTAGCAAAGGCTCATTTCGGGGGCCCCGAGCGCGCgctttttttcaatgtatgataaATCGCCGCTGCTTattgatataatattgaaaagaCAATGAAAGTGCTACAAataagtggaagcgtgttggagaggccttcatccagcagtggatggcgaatggctgtagatgatgatgaatcAAGTTTAATCTTACCATAGTAGACTTTTTCGATTCTCAAGAatcgagaatctcattttctcggaatatttgaatctcgagatttgagaatctcattttctcaaaatatttgaatctcgagaattcgagattttcttttttgtttcaagagattctcgagaattctcgagtatagttttatttttttaatatagtgaattgatttttttagcatataaaatcgacaacatacaaaaatcaaaaggtcACAAACActacaaatttatattatatcaggggtttttaactttattaaagacatgatgaaATAAAGACATAGAAAGATACgatagaacattgaatagaaaaaaaagtaaaattatatagataaaaatattataaaagaaggcatgaaaacaaattaaaaatatacaaaagtaatttaaaatagtaaaaataacaatatgtaacaaagaattttataaaactctcagtgttgctacccggctttgcccgtgtttttgtgaccaaaataacatactgatcaaaaaataaaaatattagacataccggacaaataataaaaatactgataaataaatacatattacaatacttcacaaaattttaaaaatcacaaagtatacaaatcagtcaatttattaaacaaaaacatgaagtgataaatttaaaatattctcgatattttcgagattctaataaacgatttctcgagatacgagaatctcgaattttcacaataaaatattctcgagaaatctcgagacgagatttctcgatcacagcCTCTAGTCTTAATCGCATTTAAAATAAACGATGTACACAAACACAtacttttattgtattgtttgaaaaatatatatacatatgtatatacgtagaaATTTATTGAGACTCGTATTATTGAATTGTAAGAGGTTTTTGCAAAAAATTCataaacattattaaaattggATTGGATTATCCAATCAAACTGATTGTTGTAACGAATTTGGAATTGAAAACTACGTGTGCGCGTTTGCAGGCCTCGACCAATATGTGTCAATAAACGAATGATTCATTGATCATGTAAAACAGATGGCCGGCCGCTTGAATGTGTGCTGAAATTTTTTCAGTAACTGGACGTATTTCGATAACGTTTGATAGATAAATATCCGCAAGCGCGAGTCCCAATCAAATATTCAGTCGATTTGTTGATAGGGTGAGTATATTTTATGCAGATTAATTCATTGTAATATTTTGAGTACATACTAGTGTTCGGTACAAGCGAacttttaatatgtaataatagatGGCAGATAAGTAGTGATAAgacatattaacatacatatattagttcgGACACATTATTCAGACTCATTCaacgtttcgttctccagctactgcgtggtaatacgtcatgcccggactttatgtacctaataattatgtgcgtggtagatatcatcatttaaatggttgtacctcctgttcGCACAgtactttttcgaatggctcctataccaagagctattcgacttctcaatgaaatcgttgcttcCGTACCTGAATGCGATATTGTCCACCTCGGTGAGTGTacattatcggatattattttaacatatttatctggtaacctgcgctcatcattactttcttaatttgaatgtgatgtatgagtggaatcaatctactctcttccatttgggcctcgcagggatgttttgtatttgtagcttgtccttatttatcggaacaggctgcaggtgcaagacattcccttattttaaattttaattaccataaatttttttataattttgttaaatgctgtattattttttttttaattttttgtatcttaattttttgcttttgctgtTTGTtgtatctattaattttttttttgttttctccctctcttattttattttttatgtatgccattgtggcgcattaggttcttcctgtaatgccataatggtcaaaaaaacgttaaataaataaatcacgaaTGTGATATTGAAATTAGTCCATTCAAGTATAGAATTCATTGGTCGTTTTTTTCTTAATCTTTGAATGTTTtgtgttcatatttttttcattcattcttCATACATATCTCATGTCTTTGAAATATCTAGAAGTcttctttgatttcaaattggcaaaaatttaTATGGCGGGTAAGGTGTGTTGACCGTACCCCGTCCTATTAAAACACAGTTGTGTTTTGAAGAGAATCCATTTTGATCAGCTTCTACGAAGGAGCTACATAGTTAGTTACATACAGAAGCTACATAGTTACATATAGAAGGAGCTTGGTACATAcaagttattgtatgtacgaaggagCTACATAGTTGCTCACTTCAGAGAAGTTTTCAATGTTTTCAGCGTCTGCGTGTCTTGAATTTGTGTTTGGTATTTCATGTCTAGTTGTTGTTGTTTTGCGAGATTTCGTGCAGTTACAATGTATTCCTACAAATTTATGAACATTTTTCAcacttgaatattttttaaatttagtatattttatatctgaatttaattatttcagaaTGGTCTTCAGATTAAGTATGGTTGtttattgttgatttttatcacaaaaaataaaCGTCACAGAAAAGTTTCATGTGGTCAAAATGACGGTTACCTTGCTCCACAAAGAAGGCAAATAATTTCCAAAATTAAGTCAGCAGTTCTCTACGATGACTCGCAGCAGGTGTTGGTTTATTCTGATAATCAGCTTGTCAATATTACATCGCAATGGTaagttttaatttgttttcaaaaatatattttttgatttttaaatgctttttattattacgaaattatgttcacaatacatattatatatattttaatagctactgatctactgatcattttctattttacaatttaatttaatttggttagtaatcatattctaatgttaatctacagcataataggaaaaagagcccaaaaacctatttacaatatacatatataaatatatacatttacatatgtttagcTTTACAAAATTATTAACGTTAAATTCAAACTTTCAGGCTTTTCATCACCATTTATAATACCTCTTCTAATAGATGAAACTAATACTGAAATAGACAATGTAGGAAACGGCACTGTTTCAtcaaattcatttaaacaataTGAAGAATCCGCCACTGAAAGTTCTAGCACAGAATATATTACTACAGAAAAAAGTTTAAGCAACGTAGGTTTATTTTTGAATGCATCTACTACTGAGATTGCATCTACGGAATATTATCCAATTGAGAATATCTCTACAGACGATACAATCACAGCATATACAACTGTGCCGTTCATCATAGAAGAACCAATCATTCAGACGCCTACTGTGAATGTTATCGAAGAAGAAATCATTCAATCAACATCGTCTAGTGTTAATGCAACATCTGAAAATCCAAATGAGATTATATCAACGACAGTGTTGTCCAAAGACGTTGAATTCACAACAGCGTCGACAGCCGCTGAATTAGTTTTAGAAACTAGCATCACTATCAAAAATGATATGAACGATAGTAATATTGAAAATAGTATTGAAAATCCTATAAAAAATCGGACCGAGCAATTTGAAGCCAGTACTCAAGTCAGTATCTCTAGGACAGAAAGCTCCACGGCGACTTTTATCGATTTGTATCCGTCAACTGAAGATTTTATAACTGAAGATTCTATCGTTTGGTATACAGTAATGCCACTCACTAACCGAACATTCACTGAACAGTCTACCATTGATTATTCGCCAACTCCTTATATTGGTGAATATTCAACTTACAATTCAATAGCCCGAGAGTACACAAGCATCCATCAGTCTGACGAGATGACTTCTACAACTCCTCGAAAGTGGTACATTGTAGATTCATCGGGAGTAAGACCTTACATTGAGGATACCACTCATTTGGAACAAACTACATATTTGCCTACTACtattactactactactactactgaaAATCCTGCacttaaaagtatttttttactatgattacactgagcaacaaaaaatcacgttttttagttaccagagccgagactaaccaatctttactaaatttgatccactgaattcgaatatgatattgatttttgttggtgggtgatcgtttacgagatatgagcgtttaaaataatccacctcacagagtacagcggtcggaatacatgccatctcgcttgctctaacgcgatacaaccatatatacaacgaaagcatttaaattgcaattaccgctttagttagtacgtttgaaaaaaaataaaaatattgaaatagaaaaccaatccttataaacgtggtgaaataaaaaatttgccaaataaatgaaaaatagcacgggaaaaaaatccgtaaaaaaaaatatatttttgacttttaaaattcgctagacaattaattagaagtattttaaagcaattaaatataacaattaataggaaaaatatctgactattgattccaatacttactttgagcgtaacaatcttaaattttgagttaaagaccgcaaaagccaaaaaactgtaaaaatcgcggatttttttaaacgctcatatctcgtaaacgatcacccaccaacaaaaatcaatatcatattcgaattcagtgggtcaaacttagtaaagattggctagtttccgctctggtatttttttttgttgctcagtgttattagagTGACCCTgattttgttgaaaaaattGCCTTCtgcggtacatatgtacatatttaggtttAAGATGAagtcatttaaaagaaaaaaaggcATACTA
This Arctopsyche grandis isolate Sample6627 chromosome 7, ASM5162203v2, whole genome shotgun sequence DNA region includes the following protein-coding sequences:
- the LOC143914476 gene encoding uncharacterized protein LOC143914476 — translated: MTRSRCWFILIISLSILHRNGFSSPFIIPLLIDETNTEIDNVGNGTVSSNSFKQYEESATESSSTEYITTEKSLSNVGLFLNASTTEIASTEYYPIENISTDDTITAYTTVPFIIEEPIIQTPTVNVIEEEIIQSTSSSVNATSENPNEIISTTVLSKDVEFTTASTAAELVLETSITIKNDMNDSNIENSIENPIKNRTEQFEASTQVSISRTESSTATFIDLYPSTEDFITEDSIVWYTVMPLTNRTFTEQSTIDYSPTPYIGEYSTYNSIAREYTSIHQSDEMTSTTPRKWYIVDSSGVRPYIEDTTHLEQTTYLPTTITTTTTTENPALKTTYCFNSDGLNPVKYCISGCNFNNEYTTKNQFGNCIITRNCQPTCYYVNGIDSNNINPRCFNIKTDKTNVQPICCYKQNYSHQPYNQYVLPSECYEFQYSFPLSTIYFKCS